A genomic region of Flavobacteriales bacterium contains the following coding sequences:
- the rplT gene encoding 50S ribosomal protein L20: MPRSVNVVAARRRRKKMMKHAKGFFGRRKNVWTVAKNTIEKGWGYAYRDRKAKKRSFRALWIQRINAGTRINGMSYSQFMGAANAKGLELNRKVLADLAMNHPEAFAAVVKAVK; the protein is encoded by the coding sequence ATGCCACGTTCAGTAAATGTTGTAGCCGCAAGACGGCGAAGAAAAAAAATGATGAAGCATGCCAAAGGATTTTTTGGCAGAAGAAAAAATGTTTGGACAGTAGCCAAAAACACCATCGAGAAAGGGTGGGGCTACGCCTACCGCGACCGAAAAGCGAAAAAGAGAAGTTTTAGAGCCTTGTGGATTCAGCGTATCAATGCCGGAACAAGAATTAACGGTATGAGTTATTCTCAATTTATGGGAGCGGCCAACGCCAAGGGGCTTGAACTTAATCGTAAAGTTTTGGCTGATTTAGCTATGAATCATCCAGAAGCTTTTGCCGCTGTGGTTAAAGCTGTAAAGTAA
- a CDS encoding homogentisate 1,2-dioxygenase, with protein sequence MPFYHRLGNIPQKRHVQFRKPDGNLYAEELVGTEGFSNIQSLVYHCHPPTLVKHIGEPIDKRPKYAVENNLKHRSFLTFNTKPVDDFIESRVTLMGNNDLLVVSAAPRKSMTDYFFKNSDCDEVIFVHEGTGILKTVYGQIKFGYGDYLIIPRGTIYQMHFDGENNRLFITESFSPVYPPKRYLNNQGQFLEHSPFCERDLRVPENLETFDEFGDFKVLIKKSGYMFPYTMATHPFDLIGWDGCLYPYAFNIADFEPITGRVHQPPPVHQNFEGRNYVICSFVPRLYDYHPEAIPAPYHHSNVDSDEILYYVDGDFMSRKHVERGMITLHPKGIPHGPHPGTIEKSIGQKETRELAVMIDPFYPLHITEEALSMEDKGYWKSWVE encoded by the coding sequence ATGCCTTTTTACCACCGTCTTGGAAACATTCCTCAAAAACGACACGTACAGTTTAGAAAACCTGATGGAAATTTATATGCCGAAGAACTTGTTGGCACGGAGGGTTTCTCTAATATTCAATCATTAGTCTATCATTGTCATCCGCCAACTTTGGTTAAACACATTGGCGAACCAATTGACAAAAGACCGAAATATGCGGTTGAAAATAATTTGAAACACCGAAGTTTTCTTACCTTCAACACAAAACCTGTGGATGATTTTATTGAAAGCCGCGTTACATTAATGGGCAATAATGATTTGCTTGTAGTGTCGGCTGCTCCACGGAAAAGTATGACCGATTATTTCTTCAAAAACTCGGATTGTGACGAAGTAATTTTTGTGCATGAGGGAACCGGAATTTTAAAAACAGTCTATGGTCAAATAAAATTTGGTTATGGAGATTATTTAATAATACCGCGTGGCACCATTTATCAAATGCACTTTGATGGCGAAAACAATCGACTTTTTATAACCGAAAGTTTTTCGCCGGTATATCCGCCAAAAAGATATTTGAATAATCAAGGTCAGTTTTTAGAGCATAGCCCATTTTGTGAGCGAGATTTGCGAGTGCCTGAAAACCTCGAAACATTCGATGAGTTTGGAGATTTTAAGGTATTGATTAAAAAATCTGGGTATATGTTTCCATACACCATGGCCACACACCCGTTTGATTTAATTGGGTGGGATGGATGCCTTTATCCGTATGCCTTTAATATTGCCGATTTTGAACCCATTACAGGAAGAGTGCATCAGCCGCCACCGGTGCATCAAAATTTTGAAGGAAGAAACTATGTAATATGTTCATTTGTTCCTCGCTTATACGATTATCATCCTGAAGCCATTCCGGCACCATACCACCACAGCAACGTGGACAGCGATGAAATTTTATATTATGTTGATGGCGATTTTATGAGCCGAAAACATGTGGAAAGAGGTATGATAACTCTACATCCGAAAGGCATTCCTCACGGGCCACATCCCGGCACTATCGAAAAAAGTATCGGACAGAAAGAAACCCGTGAGCTGGCAGTGATGATTGACCCATTTTATCCTTTGCATATTACAGAAGAGGCACTTTCTATGGAGGATAAAGGCTATTGGAAAAGCTGGGTGGAATAG
- a CDS encoding DMT family transporter, with the protein MTYGIKMMIWAGLTFAFMNVFIKLTPGIPSSEIVFFRAIISLILSAVILKRKRMSFWGNNRKVLILRGLFGTMALVMFFYSLHKLPLAAAMVVHYLSPIFTAVIAHFYLREKLKWVQVLFFSISFAGILLMKQVDERLQWFPVLAGVGGALFSGAAYNCIRKLKFTENSNVIIFYFPFLAVPITLAIVLITGNWVWPSVKEYGYLVIIGVLTQIAQHFLTKAYQSEMANKVAAVSNLGVIYGLVLGYLIFNDVFNVWSILGMALVVIGVVLNLYFDKQKSPKI; encoded by the coding sequence ATGACCTACGGAATTAAAATGATGATTTGGGCAGGGTTGACTTTTGCCTTTATGAATGTATTCATCAAACTGACACCTGGCATTCCGTCATCAGAAATTGTATTTTTTCGTGCCATCATTTCCCTCATTTTGTCGGCAGTGATTTTAAAACGGAAGCGTATGTCGTTTTGGGGAAATAATCGTAAAGTTTTAATACTTAGAGGGTTGTTTGGCACCATGGCGTTGGTCATGTTCTTTTATTCGTTGCATAAATTGCCGTTGGCCGCGGCAATGGTGGTTCATTATTTGTCGCCTATTTTTACCGCAGTTATTGCTCATTTTTATTTGCGAGAAAAGCTCAAATGGGTTCAAGTGTTGTTTTTTAGTATCAGTTTTGCCGGCATTTTGTTGATGAAACAAGTGGATGAAAGATTGCAATGGTTTCCAGTTTTGGCAGGTGTGGGAGGTGCACTTTTTAGCGGGGCAGCTTACAATTGCATCCGAAAATTAAAATTTACCGAAAATAGTAATGTCATTATTTTCTACTTCCCTTTTTTGGCTGTTCCTATTACCTTAGCTATTGTGCTTATTACCGGAAACTGGGTTTGGCCATCGGTAAAAGAGTATGGTTACCTAGTTATTATTGGAGTTCTTACCCAAATTGCCCAACATTTTCTTACGAAGGCTTATCAGTCAGAAATGGCGAACAAAGTAGCCGCCGTTTCTAATCTGGGTGTAATATATGGCCTTGTTCTTGGCTATCTAATTTTCAATGATGTTTTTAACGTATGGTCTATTTTAGGAATGGCATTGGTGGTAATTGGTGTAGTTTTAAACCTATATTTCGACAAACAAAAAAGCCCCAAAATCTAA
- a CDS encoding tetratricopeptide repeat protein — protein sequence MRKITVKFFIINWAIFSLYSCGGIFKNHSEDALIQDSTLSLVVKEWSKMINENPENDEYIYKRGLELAKDNRPDLALLDMQRAIKLSPNNANYLIGEADVYMAQNETKKALESYKKAVEVDGKNETALLSLGRFYYFVRQFDNAKSVLEKLEKVNSANAEGLFYQGMIWKENKDTTEAIKKFQKVTQIDLYHHEALIQLGQLYAAKNDTIGLAYFHNALLANPDSDEAAYSMGFLYQNLGLLPNGTVVKKAYLDSAMVYYQKTIDLNAQHYLAYYNVGYINFWLNNIDRANEHFLIAVKFAPEFTKGHYMIGLCHETKGQNEQAKALYEKCLKIEPDFEKAKLGLKRVSK from the coding sequence ATGAGAAAAATCACAGTAAAATTTTTCATAATCAATTGGGCGATTTTTTCGCTGTATTCCTGCGGAGGTATTTTTAAAAATCACAGTGAAGATGCTTTGATTCAGGACTCTACGCTTAGCTTGGTGGTAAAAGAGTGGAGCAAGATGATAAATGAAAATCCAGAAAACGATGAATACATCTACAAAAGAGGTTTGGAACTTGCCAAAGATAATAGACCTGATTTAGCTCTATTAGATATGCAAAGGGCAATAAAATTATCTCCCAACAATGCCAATTACCTTATTGGAGAAGCGGATGTTTATATGGCTCAAAATGAAACCAAAAAGGCTTTGGAAAGCTACAAAAAGGCCGTTGAAGTGGATGGCAAAAATGAGACAGCTTTGCTTAGCTTGGGAAGATTTTACTATTTTGTTCGTCAGTTTGACAATGCCAAAAGTGTATTAGAAAAGTTAGAAAAAGTTAATTCGGCCAATGCAGAAGGTCTTTTTTATCAGGGAATGATTTGGAAAGAAAACAAAGACACCACCGAAGCCATCAAAAAATTTCAAAAAGTTACGCAGATAGACCTCTATCATCATGAAGCATTAATACAATTAGGGCAGCTTTATGCCGCAAAAAATGATACCATTGGATTGGCTTATTTTCACAACGCACTATTGGCCAACCCTGATAGCGACGAGGCCGCCTACAGCATGGGTTTTTTATATCAAAACTTAGGTTTACTGCCAAACGGAACAGTGGTAAAAAAGGCATATTTAGACAGTGCCATGGTTTATTATCAAAAAACCATCGACCTAAATGCTCAACATTATTTGGCCTACTACAACGTTGGCTATATTAATTTTTGGCTGAATAATATTGACCGAGCCAACGAACATTTTTTAATTGCAGTTAAATTTGCCCCCGAATTTACCAAAGGGCATTATATGATTGGCTTGTGTCATGAAACCAAAGGGCAAAACGAGCAAGCAAAAGCCTTGTATGAAAAATGTTTAAAAATAGAACCTGATTTTGAAAAAGCAAAATTAGGACTCAAGAGAGTAAGCAAATAA
- the thrS gene encoding threonine--tRNA ligase: MVRNISIYKLENIKITLPDGSIREYAKGSSSMDVAKSISEGLARNVLAAKVNGEVWDADRQLQTDSSLQLLTWNDTAGKSTFWHSSAHLMAEALEALYPGIKLGIGPPIETGFYYDIDFGDHQFSASEFEKVEAKMLELARQDNNYIRKDISKAEAISYFKEKQDPYKLDLLDRLEDGTITFYEQGNFTDLCRGPHIPSTGKIKAVKLMLVAGAYWLGDEKSKQLTRIYAVSFPKQAELTEYLHILEEAKKRDHKKLGKELELFTFSEKVGAGLPIWLPKGTAIRERLERFMRQAQVERGYLPVVTPHIGKKDLYVTSGHYEKYGKDSFQPIKTPNEDEEFLLKPMNCPHHCEIYKFKPHSYKDLPMRVAEFGTVYRYEQSGELNGLARVRGFTQDDAHIFCTQDQIKSEFVEVIDLVMYVFKKLGFEDFTAQISLRDREDKSKYIGSDENWEKAEAAIIEAAAERDLITVTEYGEAAFYGPKLDFMVKDAIGRKWQLGTIQVDYNLPERFGLEYIGADNQKHRPVMIHRAPFGSLERFIGILIEHCAGDFPLWLSPEQFVILPISEKYNDYGQKVLKYLHKYDIRGFVDERNEKIGKKIRDSEVSKIPIMLIVGEQEFENEAVSVRVHKQGDKGSMALNEFVNFFNTILEV, translated from the coding sequence ATGGTTCGAAACATAAGTATATATAAATTGGAAAACATAAAAATTACACTTCCCGATGGCAGCATCAGAGAGTATGCAAAGGGAAGTTCATCAATGGACGTGGCCAAAAGCATTAGCGAAGGATTGGCACGAAATGTTTTGGCAGCCAAGGTAAATGGCGAGGTATGGGATGCTGACCGACAGCTTCAAACCGACTCAAGTTTGCAGCTTTTAACGTGGAATGATACCGCCGGAAAATCAACCTTTTGGCACAGTTCGGCACACTTAATGGCAGAGGCCCTCGAGGCACTCTACCCAGGAATAAAACTTGGCATTGGCCCTCCAATAGAAACCGGGTTTTATTACGACATAGATTTTGGTGACCACCAATTTTCGGCTTCCGAATTTGAAAAAGTGGAAGCTAAAATGCTTGAATTGGCTCGCCAAGACAACAACTACATAAGAAAAGATATTTCAAAAGCTGAGGCAATTTCTTATTTCAAAGAAAAACAAGACCCCTATAAACTTGATCTTCTCGACCGCCTCGAGGATGGAACCATTACCTTTTACGAGCAGGGAAATTTTACAGATTTATGCCGAGGCCCCCACATACCCAGCACCGGAAAAATAAAGGCTGTAAAACTGATGTTGGTGGCCGGAGCCTATTGGCTTGGCGATGAAAAAAGCAAACAACTTACCCGCATTTATGCCGTTTCTTTCCCAAAACAAGCGGAGCTTACAGAATATTTGCACATTTTGGAAGAAGCAAAAAAACGTGACCACAAAAAACTCGGAAAAGAACTTGAATTATTTACCTTCTCAGAAAAAGTCGGTGCAGGTTTGCCCATTTGGTTACCAAAAGGAACCGCCATTCGCGAGCGTTTGGAGCGTTTTATGCGACAGGCACAAGTAGAGAGGGGCTATTTGCCCGTGGTCACTCCACACATCGGCAAAAAAGATTTGTATGTAACCAGTGGGCATTACGAAAAATATGGTAAAGATTCGTTTCAACCCATCAAAACACCAAACGAAGACGAAGAATTTTTGCTAAAACCTATGAACTGTCCGCATCATTGCGAGATATATAAATTTAAACCTCATTCCTACAAAGATTTGCCCATGCGTGTGGCAGAGTTTGGAACGGTATATCGCTACGAACAATCGGGCGAATTAAACGGATTGGCTCGCGTTAGAGGATTTACCCAAGATGATGCACATATTTTCTGTACACAAGATCAGATAAAATCAGAATTTGTGGAAGTTATCGACTTGGTAATGTACGTATTTAAAAAACTTGGTTTTGAGGATTTTACCGCACAAATTTCACTGAGAGACAGAGAAGACAAATCAAAATATATTGGTAGCGATGAAAACTGGGAGAAAGCAGAAGCAGCCATTATAGAAGCAGCCGCCGAGCGTGATTTAATTACCGTTACAGAATATGGAGAGGCAGCCTTTTATGGCCCCAAACTCGACTTTATGGTAAAAGATGCCATTGGTAGAAAATGGCAATTAGGCACCATTCAGGTAGATTACAATTTGCCCGAAAGATTTGGACTTGAATATATTGGTGCCGACAATCAAAAACATCGTCCGGTAATGATTCATCGTGCTCCATTCGGCTCATTGGAGCGGTTTATAGGCATTTTGATTGAACACTGTGCGGGAGATTTTCCTTTATGGTTGAGTCCTGAACAATTTGTTATTTTACCCATAAGTGAAAAATACAACGATTATGGCCAAAAAGTTTTAAAATATCTTCATAAATACGATATTCGCGGCTTCGTTGACGAAAGGAACGAAAAAATAGGTAAAAAAATCCGCGATTCGGAGGTTAGCAAAATTCCGATTATGCTTATTGTGGGCGAGCAAGAGTTTGAAAATGAAGCAGTTTCGGTTCGAGTTCACAAACAAGGCGACAAAGGAAGCATGGCTTTGAATGAGTTCGTGAATTTTTTTAACACAATTTTAGAAGTATAA
- a CDS encoding type II toxin-antitoxin system HipA family toxin, translating to MVKNNIISVYCFGKEIGKVGLDENLNRSYFQYDPTFIVENKRLNLFPQTGIIKPISQVQVFSKFNDDVFKGLPPQIADSLPDSFGNIIFKTWLESQQKGLKRINVLQQLAYIGNRGMGALEYKPCLDFPSNSTIDVKEIAEVLKQVLTNKQNTLNPKLDTQGLINIFKMGTSVGGARPKILISEHKVTGKIIPGDINYSDNYRHLIVKLDLDEVAYPRELIEYCYYLTALECGIRMMPSKMIDNKHFATERFDRNNGKKIHTLTATGLTGWSYKNSEVSSYENLFELALFLKIPYTEIQELFTRMIFNIVFGNSDDHLKNHSFIYDLETDKWHLSPAYDLTYSLNPMMNYTHVSRALSVNSKRIDIRLSDVMITAEKYTIKNPTGIIAKVQTAIEVLEKSMHENNIPIQIIKSIKSDFTILN from the coding sequence ATGGTAAAAAACAACATTATTAGTGTATATTGTTTCGGGAAGGAAATTGGAAAAGTGGGATTGGACGAAAACCTGAACAGGTCTTATTTTCAATATGATCCGACATTTATTGTCGAAAATAAACGCTTAAATCTTTTCCCGCAAACGGGCATTATAAAACCCATTTCGCAAGTTCAGGTTTTTAGTAAATTTAATGATGATGTTTTTAAAGGATTGCCTCCCCAAATTGCCGATTCTCTTCCCGATTCATTCGGAAATATCATTTTTAAAACTTGGTTAGAGTCCCAACAGAAAGGGTTGAAAAGAATAAATGTATTGCAACAATTGGCCTATATCGGTAATAGAGGTATGGGGGCATTAGAGTATAAACCCTGCCTTGATTTTCCATCAAACTCTACAATTGATGTTAAAGAAATAGCTGAAGTTTTAAAGCAAGTATTGACCAACAAACAAAATACGCTCAACCCCAAACTTGATACGCAAGGGTTAATTAATATTTTTAAAATGGGAACTTCGGTTGGCGGTGCTCGGCCAAAAATTTTAATTTCGGAACATAAAGTAACTGGAAAAATAATTCCGGGCGACATCAATTATTCGGATAACTATCGACACCTTATCGTAAAATTGGATTTGGATGAAGTGGCTTATCCCAGAGAGCTAATCGAATATTGTTACTATTTAACGGCACTTGAATGTGGAATTAGAATGATGCCATCAAAAATGATTGACAATAAGCATTTTGCAACTGAACGTTTTGATAGAAATAACGGCAAAAAAATTCATACGCTCACAGCAACCGGACTCACAGGGTGGAGCTACAAAAATTCGGAAGTATCGAGCTACGAAAACCTTTTTGAACTCGCCTTATTTCTGAAAATCCCTTATACAGAAATACAAGAACTATTTACAAGAATGATTTTTAATATTGTTTTTGGCAATAGCGATGATCATTTGAAAAATCACTCATTTATTTATGATTTAGAAACCGACAAATGGCATTTGTCTCCGGCCTATGATTTGACGTATTCCCTTAATCCGATGATGAATTATACGCATGTCAGTAGAGCATTATCCGTAAATTCAAAGAGAATAGATATTCGGCTATCAGATGTAATGATAACTGCGGAAAAATATACAATAAAAAATCCTACTGGAATTATTGCCAAAGTGCAGACTGCTATCGAGGTTTTGGAAAAATCAATGCACGAGAACAACATCCCCATCCAAATTATTAAAAGTATCAAGTCAGATTTTACTATCCTCAATTAA
- the rpmI gene encoding 50S ribosomal protein L35: protein MPKMKTNSSAKKRFSLTGSGKIKRKRAFKRHILTKKSTKQKRNLTYSGLVHERDENNVKFLLRIGK, encoded by the coding sequence ATGCCTAAAATGAAAACAAACTCGAGTGCAAAGAAGCGTTTTTCTTTGACCGGCTCGGGCAAGATTAAGAGAAAGAGAGCTTTCAAACGTCACATTTTGACGAAAAAAAGTACTAAACAAAAGCGTAATTTAACGTATAGTGGTTTGGTGCACGAGCGAGATGAAAACAATGTAAAATTCTTGCTAAGAATCGGTAAGTAA
- a CDS encoding translation initiation factor IF-3, protein MRRKEAEHRINEHIKADPIRLVGDGEPQIVGLAAALKMAEEEELDLVEISPNAQPPVCKILDYNKFLYEQKKKQKEIKSKQVKTVVKEIRFGPNTDDHDVEFKRKHAEKFLQEGNKVRAYVFFRGRTIVHKERGELLLLQFAEQLQEVAKLEQLPKMEGKKMIIMLAPKK, encoded by the coding sequence ATTCGGAGAAAAGAGGCCGAGCATCGAATTAATGAACACATCAAAGCCGACCCCATTCGGCTTGTAGGAGACGGGGAGCCACAAATAGTTGGCTTGGCTGCGGCTTTAAAAATGGCCGAAGAAGAAGAGCTTGATTTGGTTGAAATCTCGCCAAATGCTCAGCCTCCTGTGTGCAAAATTCTCGACTACAACAAATTTTTATACGAACAAAAAAAGAAACAAAAAGAAATCAAATCTAAACAGGTGAAAACCGTGGTCAAAGAAATTCGTTTTGGCCCAAACACCGATGACCATGATGTAGAATTTAAAAGAAAACATGCAGAAAAATTTCTGCAAGAAGGCAATAAGGTTAGGGCTTATGTATTTTTTAGAGGCCGAACCATTGTGCATAAAGAGCGTGGTGAGTTGTTGTTATTGCAATTTGCCGAACAACTTCAGGAAGTGGCAAAACTTGAGCAATTGCCCAAAATGGAGGGAAAGAAAATGATTATAATGTTAGCACCTAAAAAGTAA
- a CDS encoding carboxypeptidase regulatory-like domain-containing protein: MKQFFITISIIAALFSGAFAQNQKGTLQGTLIDDYGEPVYNAYIKVAGTQTGTISDFDGRYSFGLEPGIYTIEISHITFEQLTFENVKIEAGKITIQNATMSSGSGLLLKGAEVSVKRKLAESKEEVINMQIRADRAISIIGNEQMTQQQSTNAADAVGRVTGVSVEGGRYVSVRGLGDRYSKTTLNACEVPSLDPDRNSVQMDLFPSNMISNMQVNKSYLPELPGDFSGGLIDITTKEFPDSFFMNFSLSLGGNSQAFFNPNFITYNGSKTDFLGFDNGKREMPDMAANTEVPNIVPVPGADNSQLEALSKSFGTDNNIHTKNGGINQSYAYNIGGTFGGKKVTGSKPWGYLLGASYRRNYSFYDNGSVGRFNAVSSTELNPQYLLNDKSSSDQVITGLYGNLSYSIKKYNPIGLRKLSLTTMRNQSGEVGTRILAGMWAEDAPVNSNAIFVSNTLQYLQRTLTNTQLKGEHSFTRADQSLKPTRIDWISSATISQQNEPDLRFFAYDYTVSSTNDTMYRINKAAYNAPSRYYRKMDETNWDNKIFLTIPLADRFDKKREFKTGVSYLHKMRTFRETRFDYFETNDFDGNINAFFAPENMNIASYPSTNANQYTFIKGNPAGNKKNSYDGWQNVMAAFAQINTALSQKWVFTGGARVETTDILVRSLLESQKAGKLNNIDVLPGINLIYNFVNRIDTSTYSDRKMGNIRFGYSQTLARPTFRELVPFPSFFFTGDYVLIGNPNLRRTKIQNFDIRYELVPSRGKTFSLSGFYKMFDAPIEKTQNPTAGNTEITFSNVGNATLYGLEMEWLQNLAFVNPRLEIIEWGFNGSLIKSIVTIDSFEYTVRKEIDETASPTRPMYGQSPYIFNTYFNIRNKVNKDSSDFTANISFNIFGKRLALVSQGDLPDVYEMPRPSLDVNLFKKIGSKSQVVVSVKNILNPQVKFVHNYARTDYIYSGSTQGIRWSIGYKHTL, translated from the coding sequence ATGAAACAATTTTTTATCACAATCAGCATTATCGCTGCCCTTTTTTCGGGAGCATTTGCACAAAACCAAAAAGGTACATTGCAAGGTACTTTGATTGACGACTATGGCGAACCGGTTTACAATGCCTACATAAAAGTAGCCGGAACCCAAACAGGAACCATTTCGGACTTTGATGGTAGATATTCGTTTGGCCTAGAACCCGGCATTTATACCATCGAAATATCACACATTACTTTTGAGCAGTTGACGTTTGAAAACGTAAAAATTGAAGCCGGAAAAATTACCATCCAAAATGCAACTATGTCAAGCGGTTCAGGATTGCTTTTGAAAGGTGCGGAAGTTTCTGTAAAAAGAAAATTGGCCGAAAGCAAAGAGGAGGTTATCAATATGCAAATAAGAGCCGACCGAGCCATAAGTATTATTGGCAACGAACAAATGACGCAACAACAATCGACAAATGCAGCGGATGCCGTTGGTCGTGTAACCGGTGTTTCAGTAGAAGGTGGCCGATACGTTTCTGTGCGTGGTTTGGGCGATAGATACAGCAAAACCACTTTAAATGCATGCGAAGTGCCAAGTCTTGACCCCGACAGAAACTCAGTTCAAATGGATTTGTTTCCTAGCAACATGATTAGCAATATGCAGGTAAACAAAAGTTATTTGCCAGAGCTTCCCGGAGATTTTTCGGGTGGTTTGATAGACATTACTACCAAAGAATTTCCTGATTCATTTTTTATGAATTTCAGCCTCTCGCTTGGTGGCAACAGTCAGGCATTTTTTAATCCAAACTTCATTACGTACAATGGTAGTAAAACCGATTTTTTGGGTTTTGATAATGGCAAACGCGAAATGCCGGATATGGCTGCAAACACCGAAGTGCCAAACATAGTTCCTGTTCCGGGAGCCGATAACAGTCAACTGGAAGCACTATCAAAGAGTTTTGGAACTGATAATAACATACATACCAAAAACGGCGGTATAAACCAAAGTTACGCCTACAACATTGGTGGAACGTTTGGCGGTAAGAAGGTAACAGGTTCTAAACCTTGGGGTTACCTATTGGGTGCAAGCTACAGAAGAAATTACAGTTTTTACGACAACGGCAGCGTAGGCAGATTCAATGCGGTATCATCCACGGAGCTCAATCCACAATATTTGTTGAACGACAAGAGTTCGTCTGATCAAGTTATTACCGGGCTATACGGAAACTTGAGTTATAGTATTAAAAAATATAATCCAATTGGTTTAAGAAAACTAAGCCTTACCACAATGAGAAATCAAAGTGGAGAAGTTGGAACAAGAATTTTGGCAGGAATGTGGGCGGAAGATGCTCCGGTTAATTCCAACGCCATTTTTGTTTCGAACACGTTGCAGTATTTGCAACGAACGCTTACAAACACACAACTAAAAGGAGAGCATAGTTTTACAAGAGCGGATCAATCATTAAAACCTACTCGAATCGATTGGATTTCGTCAGCCACTATTTCGCAACAAAATGAACCCGATTTGCGATTTTTTGCCTACGATTACACCGTTTCTTCTACCAATGATACAATGTATCGAATCAACAAGGCGGCATACAACGCACCTTCTCGATACTACAGAAAAATGGATGAAACCAACTGGGATAATAAAATTTTCTTAACCATTCCGTTGGCCGATAGATTTGATAAAAAACGAGAATTTAAAACCGGTGTTTCGTATTTGCACAAAATGAGAACTTTTAGAGAAACACGTTTTGACTATTTTGAAACGAACGATTTCGATGGAAATATTAACGCATTTTTTGCACCGGAAAACATGAACATTGCCTCTTATCCGTCAACAAATGCAAATCAATATACGTTCATAAAAGGAAATCCTGCCGGAAATAAAAAGAATAGTTATGATGGTTGGCAAAATGTAATGGCCGCTTTTGCTCAAATAAACACCGCCCTAAGTCAAAAGTGGGTTTTTACAGGGGGTGCCAGAGTGGAGACTACAGATATTTTGGTTCGTTCACTTTTAGAAAGCCAAAAAGCAGGAAAATTGAACAATATCGACGTTTTACCGGGCATTAATCTTATTTACAATTTTGTGAACAGAATAGATACTTCAACCTATTCCGACCGAAAAATGGGTAACATACGTTTTGGATATTCACAAACCTTGGCACGTCCAACGTTTAGGGAGTTAGTTCCTTTCCCTTCGTTTTTCTTCACAGGCGATTATGTACTTATTGGTAATCCAAACTTGAGAAGAACTAAAATTCAAAATTTTGATATTCGATATGAGTTAGTTCCATCAAGAGGGAAAACATTCTCGCTTTCCGGTTTCTATAAAATGTTTGATGCACCCATCGAAAAAACACAAAACCCTACGGCAGGCAATACCGAAATTACCTTTAGCAATGTGGGAAATGCAACACTGTATGGTTTAGAAATGGAGTGGTTGCAAAATTTAGCTTTTGTTAATCCAAGATTAGAAATAATCGAGTGGGGCTTCAACGGTTCGCTTATAAAAAGCATCGTTACCATTGATAGTTTTGAGTATACTGTAAGAAAAGAAATTGACGAAACGGCATCGCCAACTCGACCGATGTATGGCCAATCTCCTTATATTTTTAACACCTATTTCAACATCAGAAATAAAGTGAACAAAGATTCGAGCGATTTTACGGCCAACATTAGCTTTAATATTTTCGGAAAACGTTTGGCTTTGGTAAGTCAAGGAGATTTGCCGGATGTTTACGAAATGCCTCGACCTTCATTGGATGTAAACCTTTTCAAGAAAATTGGCTCAAAATCACAAGTGGTTGTATCGGTAAAAAACATCTTAAATCCTCAAGTGAAATTTGTACATAACTATGCCAGAACTGATTATATCTACTCTGGCAGCACCCAAGGCATCCGCTGGAGTATTGGCTACAAACACACTTTATAA
- a CDS encoding helix-turn-helix transcriptional regulator — protein sequence MLEVVSIRDVKVQLGNLVKKLRKKEGLSQVELADLLGLSRITVQNLESGQNFTIDTLLKVVHHFNLLEELNRTINQKINDTSINPLY from the coding sequence ATGTTGGAGGTTGTTTCAATTAGGGATGTAAAAGTGCAACTTGGGAATCTCGTAAAAAAATTACGAAAGAAGGAGGGCTTATCGCAAGTGGAATTGGCCGATTTATTAGGTCTTTCACGCATTACGGTTCAAAACCTCGAATCCGGACAAAATTTTACGATAGATACTCTTTTAAAAGTTGTGCATCATTTCAATTTATTGGAAGAACTTAATCGAACAATCAACCAAAAAATAAACGATACCAGTATAAACCCACTTTACTAA